One genomic region from Opisthocomus hoazin isolate bOpiHoa1 chromosome Z, bOpiHoa1.hap1, whole genome shotgun sequence encodes:
- the TNFAIP8 gene encoding tumor necrosis factor alpha-induced protein 8 isoform X3, with translation MATDVFNSKSLAIQAQKKILGKMVSKSIATTLIDDTSSDVLDELYRVTKEYTQNKKEAEKIIKNLIKIVLKLAILYRNNQFNQDEIALMEKFKKKVHQMAKTVVSFHQVDYTFDRNFLSKLLNDCREILHEIIQRHLTAKSHGRVNNVFDHFSDCEFLAALYNPFGPYKLHLQKLCDGVNKMLDEGNI, from the exons A TGGCCACAGATGTCTTCAACTCCAAAAGTCTGGCCATTCAGGCCCAGAAGAAGATCCTTGGAAAAATGGTGTCCAAATCAATAGCAACTACTCTGATCGATGATACAAGCAGTGATGTTTTAGATGAGCTCTACAGAGTGACGAAGGAATATACACAAAAtaagaaggaagcagagaaaatcATCAAAAACCTCATTAAAATAGTCCTCAAATTGGCAATTCTCTACAGGAACAACCAATTTAATCAGGATGAAATAGCGTTGATGGAGAAATTCAAGAAGAAAGTTCATCAGATGGCTAAGACCGTGGTCAGTTTCCATCAGGTGGATTATACCTTTGACAGGAATTTTTTGTCCAAACTGCTAAATGATTGTAGAGAGATACTTCATGAAATCATTCAGCGTCACCTAACTGCAAAGTCACATGGACGTGTCAACAATGTGTTTGATCACTTCTCTGATTGTGAATTTTTGGCTGCCTTGTACAATCCCTTTGGACCTTATAAACTCCATTTGCAGAAACTCTGTGATGGTGTCAACAAAATGCTAGATGAGGGGAACATATAA
- the TNFAIP8 gene encoding tumor necrosis factor alpha-induced protein 8 isoform X1: protein MSSEADEPKEVATDVFNSKSLAIQAQKKILGKMVSKSIATTLIDDTSSDVLDELYRVTKEYTQNKKEAEKIIKNLIKIVLKLAILYRNNQFNQDEIALMEKFKKKVHQMAKTVVSFHQVDYTFDRNFLSKLLNDCREILHEIIQRHLTAKSHGRVNNVFDHFSDCEFLAALYNPFGPYKLHLQKLCDGVNKMLDEGNI from the coding sequence TGGCCACAGATGTCTTCAACTCCAAAAGTCTGGCCATTCAGGCCCAGAAGAAGATCCTTGGAAAAATGGTGTCCAAATCAATAGCAACTACTCTGATCGATGATACAAGCAGTGATGTTTTAGATGAGCTCTACAGAGTGACGAAGGAATATACACAAAAtaagaaggaagcagagaaaatcATCAAAAACCTCATTAAAATAGTCCTCAAATTGGCAATTCTCTACAGGAACAACCAATTTAATCAGGATGAAATAGCGTTGATGGAGAAATTCAAGAAGAAAGTTCATCAGATGGCTAAGACCGTGGTCAGTTTCCATCAGGTGGATTATACCTTTGACAGGAATTTTTTGTCCAAACTGCTAAATGATTGTAGAGAGATACTTCATGAAATCATTCAGCGTCACCTAACTGCAAAGTCACATGGACGTGTCAACAATGTGTTTGATCACTTCTCTGATTGTGAATTTTTGGCTGCCTTGTACAATCCCTTTGGACCTTATAAACTCCATTTGCAGAAACTCTGTGATGGTGTCAACAAAATGCTAGATGAGGGGAACATATAA
- the TNFAIP8 gene encoding tumor necrosis factor alpha-induced protein 8 isoform X2, with product MATDVFNSKSLAIQAQKKILGKMVSKSIATTLIDDTSSDVLDELYRVTKEYTQNKKEAEKIIKNLIKIVLKLAILYRNNQFNQDEIALMEKFKKKVHQMAKTVVSFHQVDYTFDRNFLSKLLNDCREILHEIIQRHLTAKSHGRVNNVFDHFSDCEFLAALYNPFGPYKLHLQKLCDGVNKMLDEGNI from the coding sequence TGGCCACAGATGTCTTCAACTCCAAAAGTCTGGCCATTCAGGCCCAGAAGAAGATCCTTGGAAAAATGGTGTCCAAATCAATAGCAACTACTCTGATCGATGATACAAGCAGTGATGTTTTAGATGAGCTCTACAGAGTGACGAAGGAATATACACAAAAtaagaaggaagcagagaaaatcATCAAAAACCTCATTAAAATAGTCCTCAAATTGGCAATTCTCTACAGGAACAACCAATTTAATCAGGATGAAATAGCGTTGATGGAGAAATTCAAGAAGAAAGTTCATCAGATGGCTAAGACCGTGGTCAGTTTCCATCAGGTGGATTATACCTTTGACAGGAATTTTTTGTCCAAACTGCTAAATGATTGTAGAGAGATACTTCATGAAATCATTCAGCGTCACCTAACTGCAAAGTCACATGGACGTGTCAACAATGTGTTTGATCACTTCTCTGATTGTGAATTTTTGGCTGCCTTGTACAATCCCTTTGGACCTTATAAACTCCATTTGCAGAAACTCTGTGATGGTGTCAACAAAATGCTAGATGAGGGGAACATATAA